From Chryseobacterium shandongense, the proteins below share one genomic window:
- a CDS encoding phosphatidate cytidylyltransferase, which yields MDKNLIQRTLSGIVYIAIIILCSTPLGAKLINSISPDLIKQEYLYYGLITFLLGVSSWECFKIMKFGNGYERWVVLPLIVFIFYIFSKRYFSFDFYFDFRFSEILALLLIIIAVVTLFKYPNELYYDSGKLIFTVIYVALPFSFALGLPKFSRFDDRFTLEVLFLFVLIWSSDTFAYLTGKFFGKHKMAPKISPKKTWEGYIGGVVLTLILSYFIEHYYPDLRGNWMVVGFLVAAFAPVGDLVESQLKRNFGVKDSGNIIPGHGGVLDRLDSFLICVPVVYLYFILEKFI from the coding sequence TTGGACAAAAATCTTATTCAAAGAACTCTTTCAGGAATTGTTTATATCGCAATTATTATTCTTTGCTCAACCCCTCTTGGAGCAAAGCTTATCAACAGCATAAGTCCCGATCTAATAAAACAGGAATATCTTTATTATGGATTAATTACATTTCTTTTGGGCGTAAGTTCATGGGAATGTTTTAAAATCATGAAGTTCGGCAATGGGTACGAAAGATGGGTGGTTCTCCCATTAATTGTCTTTATTTTTTATATTTTTTCTAAAAGATATTTCAGCTTTGATTTTTATTTTGATTTTAGGTTCAGTGAAATTCTGGCTCTGCTTTTAATAATCATCGCTGTGGTTACTTTATTCAAATATCCTAATGAATTGTACTACGACAGCGGAAAGCTTATTTTTACAGTTATTTATGTAGCGCTGCCGTTTAGTTTCGCCTTAGGCCTACCTAAATTTTCGAGATTTGACGATAGATTCACGCTTGAAGTTCTTTTCCTCTTCGTGTTAATATGGAGCAGTGATACATTTGCTTATTTAACGGGAAAATTCTTCGGAAAGCATAAAATGGCACCTAAAATTTCTCCTAAAAAAACCTGGGAGGGATATATTGGTGGTGTAGTGCTTACCTTGATACTATCATATTTTATTGAACATTATTATCCTGATCTTCGTGGAAACTGGATGGTAGTAGGTTTTCTGGTAGCTGCTTTTGCTCCTGTAGGAGATCTTGTTGAAAGCCAGCTAAAAAGAAATTTCGGTGTTAAAGACAGTGGAAACATCATCCCGGGACACGGCGGAGTACTTGACAGGCTCGATAGTTTTTTAATCTGCGTTCCTGTCGTATATTTGTACTTTATATTAGAAAAATTTATTTAA
- a CDS encoding uroporphyrinogen-III synthase codes for MRIKSILVSQPAPSESSPYLDIAKKEKIKIDFRPFIHVEGVDNKELRTQKIDLTQYTGIIFTSKNAIDHYFRLAEELRFAVPDTMRYICQSEAIANYLQKHIVYRKRKISFGEKNFSDLLPLFKKFPTEKYLLPSSDVMSPDIVKTMEASNVDWKRAIMYRTVCSDLTDINVKDYDMLIFFSPQGIKSLQQNFPDFKQEETKIGVFGTTTLAAAEEAGIKVDLMAPTKETPSMTMALEKYIKSLHK; via the coding sequence ATGAGAATAAAGTCAATATTGGTTTCTCAACCAGCGCCAAGTGAGTCGTCTCCGTACCTGGATATTGCAAAGAAGGAAAAGATAAAAATAGATTTCCGCCCTTTCATCCACGTCGAAGGAGTTGACAATAAAGAACTGAGAACACAGAAGATCGATCTTACGCAATACACCGGGATTATTTTCACGAGTAAAAATGCGATTGATCATTACTTCAGATTAGCAGAAGAACTGCGCTTTGCCGTTCCGGATACCATGAGGTACATCTGCCAGTCGGAAGCAATTGCCAATTATCTTCAGAAACATATTGTATACAGAAAAAGAAAGATCAGTTTCGGGGAAAAGAATTTCTCGGATCTTCTTCCTTTATTCAAAAAATTCCCGACAGAGAAATATCTTTTACCTTCTTCGGATGTAATGAGCCCGGATATTGTGAAAACAATGGAAGCTTCTAATGTAGACTGGAAAAGAGCGATCATGTACAGAACGGTTTGCAGCGATCTTACGGATATCAATGTGAAAGATTACGATATGCTGATTTTCTTCAGTCCACAGGGAATTAAATCATTACAACAAAACTTCCCTGATTTCAAGCAGGAGGAAACAAAAATCGGTGTTTTCGGAACCACTACTCTTGCTGCCGCTGAAGAAGCAGGAATAAAAGTAGATCTTATGGCTCCTACAAAGGAAACTCCATCTATGACTATGGCTTTGGAAAAGTATATCAAGTCGCTTCATAAGTAA
- a CDS encoding DUF4271 domain-containing protein: protein MNIIEREANLKDFLLQKYFDASNNLPSWVITSCVTALTLSVLISQYIPIVPKYIADLQILGYQLNKFGFCLLAVIFFYLLKSGLGFLFFQSTGDGKKWTVFYFTSTKFYFILSFLLIILCVIHYYFPLDRNKMFLYYFYFFSFVFIFKVFFYIFHKNNILPEKWYYKFLYICTLQIAPLLLLWKLLFF from the coding sequence ATGAATATTATCGAACGGGAAGCAAATCTGAAAGACTTTCTGCTGCAGAAATATTTTGATGCAAGCAACAATCTTCCGAGTTGGGTTATTACTTCGTGTGTGACAGCTCTTACTTTATCTGTACTGATTTCGCAGTATATTCCTATTGTCCCGAAATACATTGCGGACCTTCAGATATTGGGATACCAGCTGAACAAATTCGGGTTCTGCTTACTTGCAGTGATCTTTTTTTATTTGCTGAAATCCGGTTTGGGTTTTTTATTTTTTCAGAGTACAGGTGATGGGAAAAAGTGGACAGTATTTTATTTCACTTCAACTAAATTTTATTTTATCCTTTCTTTTTTACTGATCATTTTATGTGTAATCCATTATTATTTCCCGTTGGACAGAAATAAAATGTTTTTGTATTATTTCTACTTTTTTTCTTTCGTATTCATTTTCAAGGTTTTTTTCTACATATTTCACAAGAATAACATCTTACCTGAAAAATGGTATTATAAATTTTTGTATATTTGCACCCTCCAAATTGCACCTCTTTTGTTGCTTTGGAAATTATTATTTTTTTAA
- the tgt gene encoding tRNA guanosine(34) transglycosylase Tgt, which translates to MQKFFTIEKTSEGKARAGELTTDHGKIQTPIFMPVGTVASVKTVHQRELKEDIKAQIILGNTYHLYLRPGMDTMQEAGGLHKFMNWDLPILTDSGGFQVFSLASSRKMSEEGARFKSHIDGSYHMFSPEKSMEIQRQIGADIFMAFDECVAYPCEYNQAKSSMELTHRWLKRCIDWTENNPELYGHKQRLFPIVQGSTYSDLRKISAQVIAEAGAEGNAIGGLSVGEPEEEMYRITDEVTDILPKEKPRYLMGVGTPWNILESIGLGIDMMDCVMPTRNARNAMLFTWKGVMNMKNEKWKKDFSPLDEFGTSFVDREYSKAYVRHLFVSKEYLAKQIASIHNLAFYLDLVKVAREHILAGDFYEWKNSVVPVLRQRL; encoded by the coding sequence ATGCAAAAGTTTTTTACTATAGAAAAAACCTCTGAAGGAAAGGCAAGAGCGGGAGAACTTACTACAGACCACGGTAAGATCCAGACACCTATTTTTATGCCTGTTGGAACGGTAGCAAGTGTAAAGACCGTTCACCAAAGAGAATTAAAAGAAGACATAAAAGCCCAGATTATTTTGGGTAACACCTATCATTTATACCTTCGTCCGGGAATGGACACGATGCAGGAAGCAGGAGGTTTACATAAATTCATGAACTGGGATCTTCCGATCCTGACTGATTCCGGAGGCTTCCAGGTATTTTCATTGGCAAGCAGCAGGAAAATGTCTGAAGAGGGCGCCAGATTCAAATCCCACATCGATGGAAGTTACCATATGTTTTCTCCCGAAAAGTCTATGGAAATTCAAAGACAGATCGGGGCAGATATTTTTATGGCTTTTGATGAATGCGTGGCGTATCCTTGCGAATACAACCAAGCCAAATCATCCATGGAACTTACTCATCGTTGGCTGAAAAGGTGTATAGACTGGACAGAAAATAATCCTGAATTATACGGACATAAACAAAGACTTTTCCCCATCGTCCAAGGATCAACTTATTCAGATTTAAGAAAAATCTCAGCACAAGTGATTGCGGAAGCAGGAGCAGAAGGAAACGCCATCGGCGGACTTTCTGTAGGAGAACCTGAAGAGGAAATGTATAGAATAACTGATGAGGTTACCGATATTTTACCAAAAGAAAAGCCAAGATACCTTATGGGGGTAGGAACTCCTTGGAATATCCTGGAGTCTATAGGCTTAGGAATCGATATGATGGACTGTGTAATGCCCACAAGAAATGCCAGAAATGCCATGCTCTTCACCTGGAAAGGGGTTATGAATATGAAAAACGAGAAGTGGAAAAAAGACTTTTCACCACTAGACGAGTTTGGAACAAGTTTCGTAGACAGAGAATACTCGAAAGCATATGTGAGACATTTGTTTGTTTCCAAAGAATATCTGGCGAAACAAATTGCTTCGATTCATAATTTGGCTTTTTATCTGGATTTGGTGAAAGTAGCGAGAGAACATATCTTAGCAGGAGATTTCTACGAATGGAAAAATTCGGTAGTTCCCGTTCTTCGTCAACGATTGTAA
- a CDS encoding DUF4296 domain-containing protein produces the protein MKKLIFFFVLISLFSCGDYIDKPKNLVSQDKMAAIMADLAINDQATFMYPNSNLESGTRFVLKTHNVKSEDYIESFKYYVVKEKMNGIVEDAQEILLKKDPKAEKYVKDKKSKTGNTENLPLLSR, from the coding sequence ATGAAAAAATTGATATTCTTCTTTGTGCTGATATCTTTATTCTCCTGCGGAGATTATATTGATAAACCAAAAAATCTTGTTTCACAGGATAAAATGGCTGCAATCATGGCTGATCTGGCCATCAACGATCAGGCAACTTTCATGTACCCGAATTCAAACCTGGAATCAGGAACAAGATTTGTCCTAAAAACACATAATGTAAAATCAGAAGACTATATCGAAAGCTTTAAATATTATGTGGTGAAGGAAAAAATGAATGGAATTGTTGAGGACGCACAGGAAATATTATTGAAAAAAGATCCTAAGGCGGAAAAATATGTAAAGGATAAAAAAAGTAAAACAGGAAACACTGAAAATCTTCCTCTTTTATCGAGATAA
- a CDS encoding LUD domain-containing protein — translation MNLFKRIVSKLTNQPEEEEKPSLEKLGDSLKNADLDYKFAQLFTHSGGFFNYCADEAEALKTLNQIIKIEEISNVFCWDKDLQNFLNVVKTPYTEELQSDNDASFITCEYLIAYDGRIMLSHNNILHYHSSRLPNKIIVMANVSQIVNNLNDAMGKIKRNGNIKNLTSISGAQSKLDTSSNSNTKLFLLLLED, via the coding sequence TTGAATTTATTCAAAAGGATTGTAAGCAAACTTACCAACCAGCCTGAAGAAGAAGAAAAGCCAAGTCTGGAAAAGCTCGGAGATTCGCTTAAAAATGCGGATCTCGACTATAAATTTGCCCAATTGTTTACTCATTCAGGAGGATTTTTCAATTACTGTGCAGATGAAGCAGAGGCATTAAAAACATTAAATCAGATTATTAAAATAGAAGAAATCAGCAATGTTTTCTGCTGGGATAAAGATCTCCAGAATTTTTTAAACGTTGTAAAAACTCCCTATACTGAAGAACTTCAGAGTGATAATGATGCAAGTTTTATTACCTGTGAATATCTTATCGCCTATGATGGAAGAATTATGCTTTCTCACAATAATATTCTGCATTACCATTCTTCTAGGCTGCCTAACAAGATTATTGTAATGGCCAATGTTTCGCAGATTGTAAACAATCTCAATGATGCTATGGGGAAAATCAAAAGAAACGGTAATATCAAAAACCTTACTTCCATCAGCGGAGCGCAGTCTAAACTGGATACTTCTTCCAATAGCAACACGAAACTCTTTTTATTGTTGCTTGAAGATTAG
- the rsfS gene encoding ribosome silencing factor → MNKTAEKQELLDKIVEAIQDVKGEDIMIFDLSNIENSVAETFVICSGNSNTQVAALAGSVEKKVRNELKERPWHVEGTENAMWVLVDYVSVVVHIFQKQVREYYDIEELWGDAVITRIENEF, encoded by the coding sequence ATGAATAAAACAGCAGAAAAACAAGAATTATTAGATAAAATCGTTGAGGCAATTCAGGATGTAAAGGGTGAAGATATCATGATCTTTGATCTTTCAAACATTGAAAACTCTGTCGCTGAAACATTTGTGATATGCAGCGGTAACTCCAATACGCAGGTAGCCGCACTCGCAGGAAGTGTTGAAAAGAAAGTGAGAAACGAGTTAAAAGAAAGACCTTGGCACGTAGAAGGAACTGAGAACGCAATGTGGGTGTTGGTAGATTATGTTTCAGTAGTTGTCCATATTTTCCAGAAACAAGTACGGGAGTACTACGATATAGAGGAGCTCTGGGGTGACGCAGTCATTACCAGAATCGAAAATGAATTTTAA
- a CDS encoding biotin--[acetyl-CoA-carboxylase] ligase — protein MSQLFYLKECSSTNDEISKFLLYENSDFIALHTFNQTRGRGQYGNTWSSAAEKNLAYTLAIKAENFSLSDFMFNYYTAIIICDFLANLTDSSVKIKWPNDIILKNKKIVGILIEKKKINQNNYFIIGAGFNVLQEKFDEISNAGSILTQTGRHFNLSEFTVVLHDFLVEKLITSPPEDEIMNRFNNTLFKKDEISVFELNEKRQNGIIKNADKNGNLWIELENDGLRSFYHKEIKLLY, from the coding sequence ATGAGTCAACTATTCTACCTGAAAGAATGTTCTTCTACTAATGACGAAATTTCAAAGTTTTTACTTTATGAAAATTCTGATTTTATTGCGCTTCATACTTTTAACCAAACTCGGGGCCGTGGCCAATATGGAAATACCTGGTCTTCAGCTGCTGAAAAAAATTTGGCCTATACGCTTGCCATAAAGGCGGAAAATTTTTCATTGTCTGATTTCATGTTCAATTATTATACCGCAATCATTATCTGTGATTTCCTTGCCAATTTGACGGATAGTTCAGTGAAAATAAAATGGCCAAACGATATTATCCTTAAAAATAAAAAAATCGTCGGAATTCTGATTGAAAAGAAAAAAATTAATCAAAATAATTATTTCATTATCGGAGCGGGTTTTAATGTGCTTCAGGAAAAATTTGACGAAATATCAAATGCAGGTTCTATTTTAACACAGACAGGACGACACTTCAACCTCAGTGAATTTACAGTTGTTCTTCATGATTTCCTAGTTGAAAAGCTAATTACAAGTCCACCTGAAGATGAAATAATGAATCGTTTCAACAATACTTTATTCAAAAAAGATGAGATTTCTGTCTTTGAGCTTAACGAAAAGAGACAAAATGGCATCATTAAAAATGCTGACAAAAACGGTAATCTATGGATTGAACTAGAAAATGATGGTTTACGCTCGTTTTATCACAAAGAAATAAAGCTTCTCTACTGA
- the ftsH gene encoding ATP-dependent zinc metalloprotease FtsH, translated as MNNKGFNWFFPIMIVALVLFFVVNSMGDNSAKTIDEDGFFKEMQAGKIQRVLIDKQAQNADVFLTQAAKTATVKKDDKANPFSNLSMAPKADYTLKYGDLRLFLEKFDALKQQNPQITTSKDYAEGESPLMSILIQALIWITILGLFYFLLFRRMGSGGGPGGQIFSIGKSKAKLFDEKERIQVTFKDVAGLEGAKEEVQEVVDFLKNSEKYTKLGGKIPKGVLLVGPPGTGKTLLAKAVAGEAKVPFFSLSGSDFVEMFVGVGASRVRDLFAQAKAKSPAIIFIDEIDAIGRARGKNNFSGGNDERENTLNQLLTEMDGFGTDTNVIVMAATNRADILDKALMRAGRFDRSIYVDLPELHERRQIFDVHLKKIKLDDNVDREFLAKQTPGFSGADIANVCNEAALIAARNNHTSVTKQDFLDAVDRIIGGLEKKNKAIKPSEKKRVAYHEAGHATISWLVEHASPLLKVTIVPRGRSLGAAWYLPEERQLTTTEQMLDEMCATLGGRAAEQVIFNNISTGALSDLESVTKRAQAMVTIYGLSPNIGNISYYDSSGQSEYSFGKPYSEETAKKIDIEIKGIIETQYDRAVQILTENKDKLDALASKLLEKEVIFREDLEEVFGKRAWDPELTEKPVTNTIPASQQPDEEIIIKDKEEDSEIQAPESPTQL; from the coding sequence ATGAACAATAAAGGATTTAACTGGTTTTTTCCTATCATGATTGTGGCACTTGTGCTGTTTTTTGTTGTCAATTCTATGGGCGACAATAGCGCAAAGACAATTGATGAAGACGGTTTCTTTAAAGAGATGCAGGCAGGAAAAATCCAGCGAGTTTTAATAGATAAACAAGCACAAAATGCTGACGTGTTTTTAACACAGGCTGCCAAAACAGCTACTGTAAAAAAAGACGATAAAGCAAACCCTTTTTCAAATCTTTCAATGGCCCCAAAAGCAGATTACACGCTTAAATACGGGGACCTCAGATTATTTCTTGAAAAATTCGACGCTTTAAAACAACAGAATCCGCAGATTACAACATCTAAAGATTATGCAGAAGGTGAAAGCCCATTAATGAGCATCTTAATTCAGGCATTAATCTGGATCACTATCTTAGGACTATTTTACTTCCTTCTATTCAGAAGAATGGGAAGCGGAGGCGGTCCTGGAGGACAAATTTTTTCCATCGGAAAATCCAAAGCAAAACTTTTTGATGAGAAGGAGAGGATTCAGGTGACCTTCAAAGATGTTGCAGGACTAGAAGGTGCAAAGGAAGAAGTTCAGGAAGTTGTTGATTTTCTAAAAAACTCTGAGAAATATACAAAACTGGGAGGTAAAATTCCTAAAGGAGTCCTTTTGGTAGGGCCTCCGGGAACAGGTAAAACGCTATTGGCGAAGGCCGTAGCAGGTGAAGCTAAAGTTCCATTCTTCTCTCTTTCAGGTTCAGATTTCGTAGAAATGTTTGTTGGGGTAGGAGCATCTAGAGTGAGAGATTTGTTTGCTCAGGCTAAAGCAAAATCGCCGGCGATTATTTTCATCGATGAGATTGATGCCATCGGACGGGCAAGAGGAAAAAACAATTTCTCAGGCGGAAACGATGAGAGAGAAAATACATTAAACCAGCTTCTTACTGAAATGGATGGTTTCGGAACCGATACCAATGTCATTGTAATGGCTGCAACCAACAGAGCAGATATTCTAGATAAGGCGTTGATGAGGGCAGGGCGTTTCGACCGTTCCATCTATGTTGACCTTCCGGAGCTGCATGAAAGAAGACAGATCTTTGATGTACATTTAAAGAAAATCAAGCTTGATGATAATGTAGACAGAGAGTTCCTGGCAAAACAAACTCCTGGTTTCAGTGGGGCTGATATTGCCAATGTATGTAATGAAGCCGCTTTAATTGCTGCAAGAAACAATCATACTTCAGTAACAAAGCAGGACTTCCTGGATGCGGTAGACCGTATCATCGGTGGTCTTGAAAAGAAGAATAAAGCGATCAAACCTTCTGAAAAGAAGAGAGTAGCTTATCATGAAGCAGGACACGCTACGATTTCCTGGTTAGTAGAACACGCATCTCCGCTTTTAAAAGTTACCATTGTTCCGAGGGGACGTTCCTTAGGAGCAGCATGGTATTTACCGGAAGAAAGACAGCTTACAACTACAGAGCAGATGCTCGATGAAATGTGTGCAACTTTAGGAGGAAGAGCTGCAGAACAGGTAATCTTCAATAATATTTCAACAGGAGCTCTATCTGATCTGGAAAGTGTGACGAAGAGAGCACAGGCTATGGTTACGATCTACGGATTAAGCCCGAACATCGGTAATATTTCGTATTACGACAGTTCAGGCCAGTCTGAATACAGTTTCGGAAAACCATATTCTGAAGAAACAGCCAAGAAGATTGATATTGAAATCAAAGGAATTATTGAAACTCAATATGACCGTGCCGTTCAGATTCTTACAGAAAATAAAGATAAGCTTGATGCACTTGCCAGCAAGCTTCTGGAAAAAGAGGTTATTTTCAGAGAAGATTTAGAAGAAGTATTCGGAAAAAGAGCTTGGGATCCTGAATTAACGGAAAAACCCGTTACCAATACAATTCCTGCATCGCAGCAGCCTGATGAAGAAATTATCATTAAGGATAAAGAGGAAGATAGTGAAATTCAGGCACCTGAAAGTCCTACTCAACTCTAA
- a CDS encoding polyprenol monophosphomannose synthase — protein sequence MKKLVIIPTYNEKENIENIISAVFALEDDFHILVVDDSSPDGTAELVKELQKRHPHFLHLSVRRVKDGLGKAYIHGFKWAIENKYDYIFEMDADFSHNPADLPKLFEACLQADMAIGSRYSKGVNVVNWPMGRVLLSYFASKYVRFVLGLPIHDTTAGFVCFSRKVLEEIGLDNVKLKGYGFQIEMKFRTFKKGFKIVEVPIIFTNRILGESKMNGGIIHEAVFGVLNLKWKSIINRL from the coding sequence ATGAAAAAGCTGGTCATTATTCCCACGTACAACGAAAAGGAAAATATAGAAAATATTATTTCCGCGGTTTTTGCATTGGAAGATGACTTTCATATTTTGGTAGTAGACGATTCATCTCCTGACGGAACGGCAGAGCTTGTAAAAGAGTTGCAGAAAAGGCATCCTCATTTTCTGCATTTATCGGTGAGAAGAGTAAAGGACGGGCTTGGCAAAGCTTACATTCATGGGTTTAAATGGGCCATCGAAAATAAATACGATTATATTTTTGAAATGGATGCGGATTTTTCCCATAATCCGGCTGATCTGCCAAAACTCTTTGAAGCATGCCTGCAAGCTGATATGGCAATCGGATCGCGGTATTCTAAAGGAGTAAATGTTGTCAATTGGCCCATGGGACGGGTTTTGCTTTCCTATTTTGCTTCAAAATATGTGCGGTTTGTTTTGGGACTTCCGATTCATGATACAACGGCAGGTTTTGTCTGTTTTTCGAGAAAGGTATTGGAAGAAATAGGCCTGGATAATGTTAAATTAAAAGGATACGGGTTTCAGATAGAAATGAAGTTCCGGACCTTTAAAAAAGGATTCAAAATTGTAGAAGTACCTATTATTTTTACCAACAGGATCCTTGGGGAAAGTAAAATGAATGGCGGAATCATTCATGAAGCGGTTTTTGGAGTTTTAAATTTAAAATGGAAATCAATCATCAACAGATTATGA
- a CDS encoding LptF/LptG family permease, whose amino-acid sequence MKIIDRYIVKKYLGTFSFMLVLLSIVVLVIDVQQKIPRIENATAIDPKLNLTYFLAHFYPFWIVNLVMTFLSILVFISVIYFTSRMANNTEIVAIISSGASFHRFARPYLLTSLFIAVISLGINHFVLPWANIQKNQLEAYTYNAANKEKVLGTAPVSAQLSKTEYIFINSWNKREKRGSGFVYQKFDKNRKMVYELKSSDASWDKDKKVFVLNSYTEKTINKDDTEKLSNGFDVKKSFGHDPEELFPNELLGQNKTTPELLKFIKRETEKGNSNLNAHLNELYQRTSMPVSIVILTFLALSLSSQKKRGGLGINLAVGISLAFVFVFSFEALKVVSENKSMSPMLAMWFPNIVFSPLALYLYLKRANQ is encoded by the coding sequence CTGAAAATTATAGACAGATATATCGTAAAAAAATACCTTGGAACCTTCAGTTTCATGCTGGTATTGCTGTCTATTGTTGTTTTGGTGATTGATGTTCAGCAGAAAATTCCCAGAATTGAAAACGCTACCGCTATTGATCCGAAACTGAACCTTACCTACTTTCTGGCTCATTTTTATCCCTTCTGGATCGTCAATCTTGTAATGACGTTCCTTTCCATTCTTGTGTTCATCTCTGTAATTTATTTCACTTCCAGAATGGCAAATAACACGGAAATTGTTGCTATTATCAGCAGCGGGGCAAGTTTCCACAGGTTTGCAAGGCCTTATTTACTTACCTCTCTTTTTATCGCTGTAATTTCTCTGGGAATCAACCATTTCGTATTACCCTGGGCAAATATTCAGAAAAACCAGCTGGAGGCGTATACTTACAATGCGGCCAATAAAGAAAAAGTATTGGGGACGGCTCCGGTTTCCGCACAGCTCAGCAAAACAGAATATATTTTCATCAATTCGTGGAATAAGCGTGAAAAGCGAGGGTCGGGATTTGTTTATCAGAAGTTTGATAAGAACAGAAAAATGGTGTACGAGCTTAAATCTTCTGATGCTTCCTGGGATAAAGATAAAAAAGTTTTTGTATTAAATTCTTATACAGAAAAAACCATCAATAAAGATGATACCGAAAAATTGTCAAATGGTTTTGACGTAAAGAAAAGTTTCGGGCACGATCCTGAAGAGCTATTTCCCAATGAATTGTTGGGGCAAAATAAAACGACTCCGGAACTATTAAAGTTCATTAAACGAGAAACAGAAAAAGGAAACAGTAATCTTAATGCTCACTTGAATGAGCTTTACCAAAGAACTTCCATGCCTGTTTCTATCGTGATTCTAACCTTTCTGGCACTCTCCCTTTCTTCACAAAAAAAACGCGGAGGGCTGGGAATTAACCTTGCGGTAGGAATATCACTTGCCTTTGTATTTGTCTTCTCATTTGAAGCTCTTAAGGTGGTTTCAGAGAACAAAAGTATGTCTCCAATGCTGGCTATGTGGTTTCCGAATATTGTTTTTTCCCCGCTTGCTTTGTATTTATATCTAAAAAGAGCCAATCAGTAG